Proteins found in one Gemmatimonadota bacterium genomic segment:
- a CDS encoding DUF512 domain-containing protein — translation MVRIAQIEAGSIAEALELRIGTRVVRINGQRVRDGIDLTFLLADTDLEIETLTPEGDEELYEIQRSPGEPLGIVPQPDTVRECANKCVFCFIDGNPPGVRDALWLRDDDFRLSFTYGSYVTLTNLGPKGFQRLVDQRISPLYVSVHATEPDVRERLLVNARAGEILDRLRTLTEAGLEVHTQVVLCPEWNDGIHLERTIEDLWALGPRVRTLSVVPVGLTRYNLDRPVRLLRPDEAATAVAQVERARARAHAQRGTGWAYAADEMFLTAGQPLPARAYYDDLELIENGVGAVRHLVDELDAGLARLPELRGRRLRIFTGTSMAPFFESRRAALASRTGAAVEVHAVVNRFFGETVTIAGLMAGQDLLDAASDPRPEDVILCPAEALNGDGLFIDSVPFAEVARRLAPARVVAAKSLTRALHGL, via the coding sequence GTGGTCCGCATCGCCCAGATCGAAGCCGGCAGCATCGCCGAGGCGCTCGAGCTGCGCATCGGCACGCGGGTCGTGCGTATCAACGGCCAGCGGGTCCGTGACGGGATCGACCTGACGTTCCTGCTGGCCGACACCGACCTGGAGATCGAGACGCTCACCCCCGAAGGGGACGAGGAGCTCTACGAGATCCAGCGTTCGCCGGGGGAGCCGCTCGGCATCGTGCCCCAACCGGACACGGTGCGGGAGTGCGCGAACAAGTGTGTCTTCTGCTTCATCGACGGGAACCCGCCGGGGGTGCGCGACGCGCTCTGGCTGCGTGACGACGACTTCCGGCTCTCGTTCACGTACGGCAGCTACGTCACGCTCACCAACCTGGGGCCCAAGGGCTTCCAGCGCCTGGTGGATCAGCGCATCTCGCCGCTGTACGTCAGCGTGCACGCCACCGAGCCCGACGTGCGGGAGCGTCTGTTGGTCAATGCGCGCGCGGGCGAGATCCTCGATCGGCTGCGGACGCTGACGGAGGCGGGGCTCGAAGTGCACACGCAGGTCGTGCTGTGTCCGGAATGGAACGACGGCATCCACCTCGAGCGCACCATCGAGGACCTCTGGGCCCTCGGGCCGCGGGTGCGGACGCTCTCCGTGGTGCCGGTGGGTCTCACCCGCTACAACCTCGATCGTCCGGTGCGGCTCCTCCGGCCCGACGAGGCCGCAACGGCCGTCGCGCAGGTCGAACGCGCCCGCGCCCGCGCCCACGCGCAGCGGGGAACGGGGTGGGCCTACGCAGCCGACGAGATGTTCCTCACGGCCGGCCAGCCCCTCCCGGCGCGCGCCTACTACGACGACCTCGAGCTCATCGAGAACGGCGTGGGCGCGGTGCGGCACCTCGTCGACGAGCTCGACGCAGGGCTCGCGCGTCTGCCCGAGCTGCGCGGGCGGCGGCTCCGGATCTTCACCGGCACCTCGATGGCGCCCTTCTTCGAGTCACGACGCGCCGCGTTGGCCTCCCGTACGGGCGCGGCGGTCGAGGTGCACGCCGTCGTCAACCGCTTCTTCGGCGAGACCGTCACCATCGCCGGGCTGATGGCGGGACAGGATCTGCTGGACGCCGCCTCCGATCCCCGGCCGGAGGACGTGATCCTCTGCCCGGCGGAAGCCCTCAACGGCGACGGGCTGTTCATCGACAGCGTGCCGTTCGCAGAGGTCGCGCGGAGGCTCGCGCCCGCGCGGGTGGTCGCAGCGAAGAGCCTCACCCGCGCCCTGCACGGCCTGTGA
- a CDS encoding tetratricopeptide repeat protein yields MPNRRTVAFLSLVSLLWVGNACAGPDATPDAAPQEAAERDQALTAETEATSLLGEPLSRPEAPAEVEAERRQQLEEAEATLAADSSSLDAWIWAGRRQAYPGHFRQAIATYSAALERFPDEPHLLRHRGHRYITVRELDEAVADLSRAAEVVAGTEDEVEPDGQPNALGIPTSTLQFNIWYHLGLAHYLQGDFEAALEAYRNCMAVSRHDDSVVATAHWLYMTLRRLGREQEAAQVLADLPENPDVIESTAYLDLLRMYQGRRTPEDLLGPGGEDATLTGTTAAYGVGNWYLYNGDATRARSVFERILTGRSQWPAFGYVAAEAELARMGDR; encoded by the coding sequence ATGCCGAATCGTCGCACCGTGGCCTTCCTCAGCCTCGTGAGCCTCCTGTGGGTGGGGAACGCCTGTGCCGGTCCGGATGCGACACCCGACGCCGCGCCGCAGGAGGCGGCGGAGCGGGACCAGGCCCTCACGGCGGAGACCGAGGCCACGTCCCTCCTGGGCGAGCCGCTCTCCCGGCCCGAGGCCCCGGCGGAGGTGGAGGCCGAACGGCGGCAGCAGCTGGAGGAGGCCGAAGCCACGCTGGCGGCCGACTCCTCCAGCCTGGACGCCTGGATCTGGGCGGGGCGGCGCCAGGCCTACCCGGGCCACTTCCGGCAGGCCATCGCCACCTACTCGGCGGCCCTGGAGCGCTTCCCGGACGAGCCCCACCTGCTCCGCCACCGGGGACACCGCTACATCACGGTCCGCGAGCTGGACGAGGCGGTTGCCGACCTGTCGCGGGCGGCCGAGGTCGTGGCCGGCACGGAGGACGAGGTCGAGCCCGACGGACAACCGAACGCGCTCGGGATCCCCACCAGCACGCTGCAGTTCAACATCTGGTACCACCTGGGTCTGGCCCACTACCTCCAGGGCGATTTCGAGGCCGCGCTGGAGGCCTACCGGAACTGCATGGCGGTCTCCCGGCACGACGACTCGGTGGTGGCCACGGCCCACTGGCTCTACATGACGCTGCGGCGCCTCGGTCGGGAGCAGGAGGCGGCCCAGGTCCTGGCGGACCTGCCCGAGAACCCGGACGTCATCGAAAGCACGGCCTACCTGGACCTGCTGCGGATGTACCAGGGCCGTCGCACGCCGGAGGACCTCCTGGGGCCGGGGGGCGAGGACGCCACGTTGACCGGCACCACCGCGGCCTACGGGGTGGGGAACTGGTACCTCTACAACGGGGACGCGACGCGTGCCCGCAGCGTCTTCGAGCGCATCCTGACCGGACGGTCCCAGTGGCCGGCGTTCGGGTACGTGGCCGCCGAGGCCGAGTTGGCCCGTATGGGAGATCGTTGA
- a CDS encoding GMC family oxidoreductase encodes MSSRQESVRYGNDDEVDFVVVGAGSAGGILAKELSSAGHRVVVLEQGPYRRASEFRHDEYGVWLQGELLGAQDAGATFRATEDVEAGPPPDIFPPAVYARGVGGSSVHFTANFWRFRPLDFQERSLLGPIAGTGFADWPLTYDELEPYYTKVDWDIGVSGAPGPNDPPRSRPYPMPPLPVKSSGVLLERGARALGWAAHPAPMAILSQPHNGRGACQNCGWCIGYGCEFGAKSSTLAAMIPLAEATGRCEIRPLSTVFRIVTDDAGRVREVLYFDADGREQRQRARAVVLSANGAESARLLLLSESSRFPQGLANSSGLVGKYLMFNGNGQVSGVFPEPLNEYKGALVTRLVTDPFYASDPARGFYGGGALDGRFGPGPLIYALGGLPDGSPRWGPEFKAMLADYFPRTMDVFCHGTSLPLESNNITLDPTAKDRYGLPSLRVTYQDHPDDLAQIRFLQERAVELLEAAGARRTWYRPAMAQTAGFHLLGTARMGDDPRTSVVDRYHRAHDVPNLFICDGSSLVSAGRGQPTMTIMALAFRAAEHLDGFARRGEV; translated from the coding sequence GTGAGTTCGCGCCAGGAGAGCGTACGCTACGGCAACGACGACGAGGTCGACTTCGTCGTCGTCGGAGCCGGCTCCGCCGGAGGAATCCTCGCCAAGGAGCTGTCGAGCGCCGGGCACCGGGTGGTGGTGCTGGAGCAGGGACCGTACCGGCGCGCGAGCGAGTTCCGGCACGACGAGTACGGCGTATGGTTGCAGGGTGAGCTGCTGGGCGCGCAGGATGCCGGCGCCACCTTCCGCGCCACCGAGGACGTGGAGGCGGGTCCTCCGCCCGACATCTTCCCGCCGGCCGTCTACGCACGCGGTGTCGGCGGGTCGTCCGTCCATTTCACCGCCAACTTCTGGCGCTTCCGTCCGCTGGACTTCCAGGAGCGCTCGTTGCTCGGCCCCATCGCGGGCACGGGCTTCGCAGACTGGCCGCTCACGTACGACGAGCTCGAGCCGTACTACACGAAGGTGGATTGGGACATCGGGGTCTCGGGCGCCCCCGGTCCCAACGATCCTCCGCGCTCGCGCCCGTATCCGATGCCGCCTCTGCCGGTGAAGAGCTCCGGAGTGCTGCTCGAGCGCGGTGCTCGGGCGCTCGGATGGGCGGCGCACCCGGCGCCCATGGCCATCCTCTCGCAGCCGCACAACGGACGGGGCGCCTGTCAGAACTGCGGGTGGTGCATCGGCTATGGCTGCGAGTTCGGCGCCAAGTCCTCCACGCTGGCCGCCATGATCCCGCTCGCCGAGGCGACCGGCCGCTGCGAGATCCGGCCGCTGTCCACGGTCTTCCGGATCGTGACGGACGACGCGGGCCGCGTGCGCGAGGTGCTGTATTTCGACGCCGATGGTCGTGAGCAACGCCAGCGCGCGCGGGCCGTGGTGCTGTCCGCCAACGGTGCCGAATCGGCGCGTTTGCTGCTCCTCTCCGAATCCAGCCGCTTCCCGCAGGGTCTGGCCAACTCCAGCGGCCTGGTGGGGAAGTACCTGATGTTCAACGGGAACGGACAGGTCTCCGGCGTCTTCCCCGAACCGTTGAACGAATACAAGGGCGCGCTCGTGACCCGGCTGGTCACGGATCCGTTCTACGCATCCGATCCGGCACGGGGGTTCTACGGCGGCGGCGCGCTGGACGGTCGCTTCGGCCCCGGTCCTCTGATCTACGCGCTGGGCGGTCTGCCGGACGGCTCACCGCGTTGGGGCCCGGAGTTCAAGGCCATGCTGGCCGACTACTTCCCGCGCACGATGGACGTGTTCTGCCACGGGACGTCGCTGCCTCTCGAGTCGAACAACATCACCCTCGATCCGACCGCGAAGGATCGGTACGGTCTGCCCTCGCTCCGGGTCACCTACCAGGACCACCCGGACGACCTGGCGCAGATCCGCTTCCTCCAGGAGCGGGCCGTCGAGCTGCTGGAGGCGGCCGGCGCCCGGCGCACCTGGTACCGGCCGGCGATGGCCCAGACGGCCGGCTTCCATCTCCTCGGAACGGCGCGCATGGGGGACGACCCTCGGACCTCGGTGGTGGACCGCTACCACCGCGCGCACGACGTGCCCAACCTGTTCATCTGCGACGGGAGCAGCCTGGTGTCGGCCGGCCGGGGCCAACCGACCATGACCATCATGGCGTTGGCGTTCCGGGCGGCGGAGCATCTCGACGGGTTCGCGCGGCGGGGCGAGGTCTAG
- a CDS encoding gluconate 2-dehydrogenase subunit 3 family protein, which translates to MVVDPVWSRRRFMEASGAGLSALWLLGLSACGPMAEEAGRAAARGDAFTTFEPQEGAQLEEIAALILPSDDGPGAREAGAAHFIDRAFGAEQADSLGFFRSGLADVGERARSSGAPSGQLAELPAAARIEVLRAVEAENADFFGYVHFLVLLGTFSHPDWGGNRDHVGWAMVGLEHADTYAPPYGFYDAEANGGAS; encoded by the coding sequence ATGGTCGTGGATCCCGTCTGGAGTCGGCGTCGGTTCATGGAGGCCAGCGGCGCAGGGTTGAGCGCGCTGTGGCTGTTGGGCCTGTCGGCCTGCGGACCGATGGCGGAGGAGGCCGGGCGGGCGGCGGCCCGGGGGGACGCGTTCACGACCTTCGAACCGCAGGAGGGGGCGCAGCTCGAAGAGATCGCCGCGCTCATCCTGCCTTCCGACGACGGACCCGGCGCCCGGGAAGCGGGAGCGGCCCACTTCATCGATCGCGCGTTCGGCGCCGAGCAGGCCGACAGCCTGGGCTTCTTCCGGAGCGGGCTCGCCGACGTGGGGGAGCGGGCGCGTTCGTCGGGCGCTCCCAGCGGCCAGCTGGCGGAGCTGCCGGCCGCAGCCCGCATCGAGGTCCTTCGCGCGGTGGAAGCCGAGAACGCTGACTTCTTCGGCTACGTCCATTTCCTGGTGCTGCTCGGGACGTTCAGCCATCCCGACTGGGGGGGCAACCGCGATCACGTGGGCTGGGCGATGGTCGGCCTGGAGCACGCCGACACCTACGCGCCCCCGTACGGCTTCTATGACGCCGAGGCGAACGGAGGCGCATCGTGA
- a CDS encoding peptidoglycan DD-metalloendopeptidase family protein yields MVGLLLLLAGCDVPDQIQEVFRDPTSHERYAASLAQAGLDSTAAGGDWIGEGRRALAAPLAVDLPHREDGYLDPVTPTALGYRFPLRRGQRLRLDLVRDEVRPGRLFVDLFRIPGDSTSELFHELDLPPDSSTLEFDAPRTGDYLLRVQPELLRGGAFALELRVLPTLAFPVEGRDQGAILSRFGAERDGGRRQHRGVDIFAPRGTPVLAAEAGRVTRVDTTNLGGYVVWMTEERGGHRLYYAHLDRQLVTEGQRVRPGDTLGLVGNTGNARTTPPHLHFGVYRRGEGALDPYWFVEPQRTNVTPADSLARSLVGAWARARVDDVVVRGSPSTRGETIERVERGAALQVLAASETFYRVRMPDGREGYAPQRSLQPATDALVMLASEPGIPIRVLPSDEAPLRRRVTDGESLPVVGLFERYGLVLDERGAEGWVPMAGS; encoded by the coding sequence GTGGTCGGGCTCCTGCTCCTCCTCGCGGGCTGCGACGTCCCGGATCAGATCCAGGAGGTCTTCCGCGATCCGACGTCCCATGAGCGCTACGCGGCGTCCCTGGCCCAGGCCGGGCTGGACTCCACGGCCGCCGGCGGAGACTGGATCGGGGAGGGTCGGCGCGCGCTGGCCGCACCGCTCGCGGTCGACCTGCCCCACCGGGAAGACGGATACCTGGACCCGGTCACCCCGACCGCGCTCGGGTACCGCTTCCCACTCCGGCGGGGACAGCGGCTGCGGCTGGACCTGGTGAGGGACGAGGTGCGGCCCGGACGGCTCTTCGTCGATCTCTTCCGCATCCCTGGTGATTCCACGAGCGAGCTCTTCCACGAGTTGGATCTACCTCCCGATTCGTCCACCCTGGAGTTCGACGCTCCGCGCACGGGTGACTACCTGCTGCGCGTGCAGCCCGAGCTCCTGCGCGGTGGCGCGTTCGCGCTCGAGCTGCGCGTGCTCCCCACCCTCGCCTTCCCGGTCGAAGGCAGGGACCAGGGTGCGATCCTCAGCCGCTTCGGGGCCGAGCGCGATGGAGGCCGCCGTCAGCATCGCGGCGTGGATATCTTCGCGCCGCGCGGGACTCCGGTCCTCGCCGCCGAGGCGGGGCGGGTCACCCGCGTCGATACCACCAATCTGGGTGGGTACGTGGTCTGGATGACCGAAGAACGGGGTGGGCATCGCCTCTACTACGCGCACCTCGACCGCCAGCTCGTGACCGAAGGTCAGCGCGTGCGCCCCGGCGACACGTTGGGCCTCGTCGGCAACACCGGCAACGCCCGCACGACGCCACCGCACCTGCATTTCGGCGTATACCGCAGGGGTGAGGGCGCGCTGGATCCGTACTGGTTCGTGGAACCTCAACGCACGAACGTCACGCCCGCCGATTCCCTGGCGCGCTCGCTGGTGGGCGCCTGGGCGCGTGCGCGCGTGGACGACGTCGTCGTGCGAGGCTCTCCCTCCACCCGGGGCGAGACCATCGAGCGGGTGGAGCGCGGCGCCGCGCTGCAGGTCCTCGCGGCCAGCGAGACCTTCTACCGCGTGCGGATGCCGGACGGCCGCGAAGGCTACGCGCCCCAGCGCAGCCTGCAGCCCGCGACCGACGCGCTGGTGATGCTCGCTTCGGAGCCGGGGATCCCCATCCGGGTGCTTCCGTCGGACGAAGCACCCCTCCGACGGCGCGTCACGGACGGGGAGTCGCTGCCCGTTGTCGGGCTCTTCGAGCGCTACGGCCTGGTGCTGGACGAACGCGGCGCCGAGGGCTGGGTGCCCATGGCGGGCAGTTGA
- a CDS encoding porin family protein, protein MKTTWKGALIALLVGTSPLSAQQPRMAVGILGGYSAGDVRTDDPELGTTSRRDAGAAGFFLEFRANDRISVRPNLLYQQQGFLTRDATTDATVALEYVTLPLLLQVHLLKEGRVRPRVFAGPSIGFEAVCTVTGTVDGEDDEFDCDEEEIDVATASTVYAAVFGAGVDVGTGRWLLGVEGRYDWGLTDLDVDPGPFELEARTYSILVSLGVAF, encoded by the coding sequence ATGAAGACGACCTGGAAGGGGGCGCTCATCGCGCTCCTGGTGGGCACTTCGCCCCTGTCGGCCCAGCAGCCCCGCATGGCGGTGGGCATCCTGGGTGGTTACTCGGCCGGCGACGTGAGGACGGACGACCCCGAGCTCGGCACGACGTCGCGCCGGGACGCCGGCGCCGCGGGCTTCTTCCTCGAGTTCCGCGCGAACGACCGGATCTCGGTCCGTCCGAACCTCCTCTATCAGCAGCAGGGCTTCCTGACCCGCGACGCCACCACCGACGCGACGGTCGCGCTGGAGTACGTGACGCTGCCGCTCCTGCTCCAGGTGCACCTGCTGAAGGAGGGCCGCGTGCGGCCGCGGGTGTTCGCGGGTCCGTCGATCGGCTTCGAGGCCGTGTGCACGGTGACGGGCACGGTGGACGGTGAAGACGACGAGTTCGACTGCGACGAGGAGGAGATCGACGTCGCCACCGCCAGCACCGTCTATGCGGCGGTGTTCGGGGCCGGTGTCGATGTCGGCACCGGGCGCTGGCTGCTGGGCGTCGAGGGTCGCTACGACTGGGGTCTGACCGACCTGGACGTGGACCCGGGGCCGTTCGAGCTCGAAGCCCGCACCTACTCGATCCTGGTGAGCCTGGGCGTGGCCTTCTGA
- a CDS encoding lasso RiPP family leader peptide-containing protein, whose amino-acid sequence MNMHSPYRRPELRRIGTLRELTRVGTGQNFDGMSVIGDPNGACDLPCPGGNARS is encoded by the coding sequence ATGAACATGCATTCGCCCTATCGCAGACCCGAGCTTCGCCGCATCGGAACCCTGCGCGAGCTCACCCGTGTCGGAACGGGGCAGAACTTCGACGGCATGTCGGTCATCGGAGACCCCAACGGCGCGTGTGACCTGCCCTGCCCGGGCGGGAACGCTCGCAGCTGA
- a CDS encoding tetratricopeptide repeat protein, whose translation MRFRFKLGALAFMASLAACASGGGGGSTPSPTEGMEEGTRPSENSSTQNAQLMLLQAQGQEGPQSEARYRDALTAAQASIQTEPGNPLGYFLAGQAMIGLGDYMAADTMLDRAVELYPAYSLETPSIREGAWVETYNAGIGLLQGGDPQAALTEFEKAGVIYRDRPEALLQVGSLASQLGDNGKAAEAYAGCLEIVQGPGYGEQTPETQTDWDEWEEICALNMAQAYRMDENYDRAADAYATYLEVNPESVNAATQLANALMLQAGGAGADSTMLADSAMAIYDGLLGRTNLNSREMFVVGIGLYQIDAFERAARAFARSSELNPRSRDAAYNWAQTLFLAESYDNLPTAARQLIELDPQNSNAYRLLAQGLLQTESSEVAMEVMEQMEALSFEVVDPLFQPVQGGGARLDGAVQNNTLSPGTPVTLRVHFTTADGMEAGTQDVTVNAPAAESTTDFSIDFDSTEEVVGFWYEVVAP comes from the coding sequence ATGAGGTTCCGGTTCAAGCTCGGCGCGCTGGCCTTCATGGCGTCCCTCGCGGCGTGCGCGTCCGGCGGTGGCGGTGGCTCCACGCCCAGCCCGACCGAAGGGATGGAGGAGGGCACGCGCCCGTCCGAGAACAGCTCCACGCAGAACGCGCAGCTCATGCTGCTGCAGGCACAGGGACAGGAGGGCCCGCAGTCGGAGGCTCGCTATCGCGACGCGCTGACCGCCGCGCAGGCGAGCATCCAGACCGAGCCCGGCAATCCGCTCGGCTACTTCCTCGCCGGCCAGGCCATGATCGGCCTGGGCGACTACATGGCCGCCGACACCATGCTCGATCGCGCGGTCGAGCTCTACCCGGCCTACAGCCTGGAGACCCCGTCCATCCGCGAGGGGGCCTGGGTCGAGACGTACAACGCCGGGATCGGGCTGTTGCAGGGTGGCGATCCGCAGGCCGCGCTGACCGAGTTCGAGAAGGCGGGTGTGATCTACCGCGACCGGCCGGAAGCGCTCCTGCAGGTGGGCTCGCTCGCTTCGCAGCTCGGAGACAACGGGAAGGCCGCCGAGGCGTACGCCGGCTGCCTCGAGATCGTCCAGGGTCCCGGATACGGCGAGCAGACGCCGGAGACGCAAACCGACTGGGACGAGTGGGAGGAGATCTGCGCGCTCAACATGGCGCAGGCCTACCGGATGGACGAGAACTACGACCGTGCGGCGGACGCATACGCGACGTACCTCGAGGTCAACCCCGAGAGCGTGAACGCCGCCACGCAGCTGGCCAACGCCCTCATGCTGCAGGCGGGCGGAGCGGGGGCGGATTCGACGATGCTGGCGGATTCCGCCATGGCCATCTACGACGGACTGCTCGGTCGCACGAACCTCAACTCGCGCGAGATGTTCGTGGTGGGCATCGGCCTGTACCAGATTGACGCCTTCGAGCGGGCCGCGCGCGCCTTCGCCCGCTCGTCCGAGCTGAATCCCAGGAGCCGGGACGCCGCCTACAACTGGGCGCAGACGCTCTTCCTGGCCGAGTCGTACGACAACCTGCCCACCGCGGCGCGCCAGCTCATCGAGCTGGATCCGCAGAACTCCAACGCGTATCGCCTGCTGGCACAGGGGCTGTTGCAGACGGAGAGCTCCGAGGTGGCCATGGAAGTGATGGAGCAGATGGAGGCCCTGAGCTTCGAGGTGGTCGATCCGCTGTTCCAGCCGGTGCAGGGTGGGGGAGCCCGCCTCGACGGCGCCGTGCAGAACAACACGTTGAGCCCCGGCACGCCGGTGACGCTGCGCGTGCACTTCACGACGGCGGACGGGATGGAGGCCGGCACGCAGGACGTGACGGTCAATGCCCCGGCCGCGGAGTCGACGACGGACTTCTCGATCGACTTCGACTCCACCGAGGAGGTCGTGGGCTTCTGGTACGAGGTGGTGGCTCCGTGA
- the uvrC gene encoding excinuclease ABC subunit UvrC has protein sequence MQNPPGLDPERIARLPTGPGVYLFKGEDGEVLYVGKAKALRNRVRSYLRPDLQQGLKTVELVRRARDVETIVVGSEAEALILEANLIKAHRPRFNIQLRDDKSYPYIKVTVNEPFPRVYVTRRPVNDGSRYFGPYTSVGYVRRALEVVKRQYTVRSCRYDLPGETPSRPCLDHHIGRCQAPCVGLQTEADYRVMIDEILRLLEGDTEGVRRLVEQRMKDAAARLDFETAARHRDVLQGLDTLAREQRVDTLGGGDVDVFGVARDGAVAAGVVLRMRRGRLIGRDVQRFQDLAEETDPELVQSLATRHYLGRGEVGLQDLPRDVLLPLDFEDADVLAGVLAGSAGRHVALKVPERGQKRRLVELAGENARHSLEERVTATTEGIDRADRTLYDLQAALGLKVVPRLIVCFDISHLQGTDTVASAVVFENGAPKKSDYRRMRIRGEWGNDDFLSMEEAVRRWFRRRQDEEQPLPDLALIDGGKGQLGAARRALEEMGFGDLPVAALAKREEEVFLPGRTEPVRLDPRQRALHLLQRIRNEAHRFAISYNRKLRRRRTLTSELRDVPGIGERRQRALLERFGSIRGLKNASEEEIARVPGMSRALASRVLTWLAR, from the coding sequence ATGCAGAACCCGCCCGGACTCGACCCGGAGCGCATCGCCCGGCTGCCCACCGGGCCCGGCGTCTACCTCTTCAAAGGGGAGGACGGCGAGGTCCTGTACGTGGGCAAGGCCAAGGCCCTGCGCAACCGTGTGCGCAGCTACCTGCGCCCGGATCTGCAGCAAGGGCTCAAGACCGTGGAGCTGGTCCGGCGCGCACGCGACGTCGAGACCATCGTCGTGGGGTCCGAGGCCGAAGCGCTCATCCTCGAAGCCAACCTGATCAAGGCCCACCGGCCGCGTTTCAACATCCAGCTTCGGGACGACAAGAGCTATCCGTACATCAAGGTGACGGTGAACGAGCCGTTCCCTCGCGTCTACGTGACCCGCCGTCCCGTCAACGACGGCTCGCGCTACTTCGGCCCGTACACGTCCGTCGGGTACGTGCGTCGCGCGCTGGAGGTGGTCAAGCGCCAGTACACGGTGCGCTCCTGCCGCTACGACCTCCCGGGCGAGACGCCGTCCCGGCCCTGCCTGGATCATCACATCGGACGCTGTCAGGCTCCGTGCGTAGGACTGCAGACCGAAGCCGACTACCGCGTGATGATCGACGAGATCCTGCGCCTGCTCGAAGGCGACACCGAAGGCGTGCGCCGGCTGGTGGAGCAGCGGATGAAGGACGCGGCCGCGCGGCTCGACTTCGAGACGGCGGCCCGACACCGCGACGTGCTGCAGGGTCTGGACACGCTGGCGCGCGAGCAACGCGTGGACACGCTGGGTGGGGGAGACGTGGACGTCTTCGGCGTGGCGCGCGACGGCGCGGTGGCCGCCGGAGTGGTGCTCCGCATGCGCAGAGGGCGTCTCATCGGACGCGACGTGCAGCGCTTCCAGGATCTGGCGGAAGAGACCGACCCGGAGCTGGTGCAGTCGTTGGCGACGCGCCACTACCTCGGGCGTGGTGAGGTGGGGCTCCAGGATCTGCCGCGGGACGTGCTCCTGCCCCTGGACTTCGAGGATGCGGACGTGCTCGCAGGCGTGCTCGCAGGATCGGCCGGGCGGCACGTGGCGCTCAAGGTGCCGGAGCGGGGACAGAAGCGGCGCCTCGTGGAGCTGGCCGGGGAGAACGCGCGCCATTCGCTCGAGGAGCGGGTGACGGCGACGACGGAAGGCATCGATCGCGCCGACCGGACGCTCTACGACCTGCAGGCGGCGCTCGGGCTCAAGGTGGTCCCTCGGCTGATCGTGTGCTTCGACATCTCGCACCTGCAGGGGACGGACACCGTGGCCAGCGCCGTCGTCTTCGAGAACGGGGCGCCCAAGAAATCGGACTACCGCCGCATGCGCATCCGCGGCGAGTGGGGCAACGACGACTTCCTGTCGATGGAGGAGGCGGTCCGGCGCTGGTTCCGCCGCCGCCAGGACGAGGAGCAGCCGCTGCCGGACCTGGCCCTGATCGATGGCGGGAAGGGACAGCTCGGCGCGGCGCGGCGTGCCCTGGAGGAGATGGGGTTCGGGGACCTGCCGGTGGCCGCCCTGGCCAAGCGCGAGGAGGAGGTCTTCCTGCCGGGACGGACCGAGCCCGTCCGCCTGGACCCCCGCCAGCGGGCGCTCCACCTCTTGCAGCGGATCCGGAACGAGGCGCACCGGTTCGCGATCTCCTACAACCGCAAGCTCCGGAGGCGGCGCACCCTGACCAGCGAGCTCCGCGACGTCCCCGGGATCGGAGAGCGGCGCCAGCGGGCGCTGCTGGAGCGCTTCGGCTCGATCCGGGGCCTCAAGAACGCCTCCGAGGAGGAGATCGCCCGCGTGCCCGGGATGAGTCGGGCGCTGGCCTCGCGGGTGCTGACCTGGCTGGCCCGGTGA